Proteins co-encoded in one Taeniopygia guttata chromosome 4, bTaeGut7.mat, whole genome shotgun sequence genomic window:
- the FGB gene encoding fibrinogen beta chain, whose protein sequence is MRLLLLFLLCVSSIQSQSSLDYDEEDESPVLDVRGHRPLDKRREMAPTLRPVAAPISGAGYQPRPPKRGKSGDKKERIVYPDAGGCKHVLEELGVLCPTGCELRTTLLKQEKSVKPVINDLKVKVNTLSEGSSTFYEYATVLEDKLVKRQKQRKDNDDLLSQYNTEVELQYSYIKDNLDNNIPSSLRVLRAVVDTLHKKIQKLENAIATQVDYCRSPCSVSCNIPVVSGKECEDIIRKGGETSEMYLIQPDPFVKPYRVYCDMETDNGGWTLIQNRQDGSVNFGRVWDQYKKGFGNVAKSGGKNYCDTPGEYWLGNDKISQLTKIGPTEVLIEMEDWNGDKVSAHYGGFTIQNEGNKYQLSVSNYKGTAGNALMEGASQLHGENRTMTIHNGMYFSTYDRDNDGWLTLDPRKQCSKEDGGGWWYNRCHSANPNGRYYWGGTYSWDMAKHGTDDGIVWMNWKGSWYSMKKMSMKIRPYFPQ, encoded by the exons ATGAGACTgctcctgctgttcctgctctgtGTTTCCTCCATTCAGTCCCAGAGCTCTCTTGACTATGACGAAGAG GATGAGAGCCCCGTGCTTGACGTTCGAGGCCACCGACCCTTGGACAAAAGGCGTGAAATGGCGCCCACGCTCCGGCCTGTGGCAGCTCCCATCAGCGGGGCCGGATACCAGCCCCGGCCCCCCAAGCGCGGGAAGTCGGGCGACAAGAAGGAACGGATCGTCTATCCTGATGCCGGAGGCTGCAAGCatgtgctggaggagctg gGAGTGCTGTGCCCAACTGGATGTGAGCTGCGAACTACACTgctaaaacaggaaaaatcagTGAAACCAGTTATTAATGATCTAAAAGTTAAAGTAAACACACTTTCGGAGGGCTCCTCAACTTTCTACGAATATGCGACCGTTCTAGAAGATAAATTGGTAAAGAggcaaaaacaaagaaaag ACAATGATGATTTACTTTCTCAGTACAACACAGAAGTGGAATTGCAATATAGTTATATAAAGGATAATCTGGACAAtaatatcccatccagcctcAGGGTCCTTCGTGCAGTTGTGGATACTTTACATAAAAAGATACAAAAACTGGAAAATGCCATTGCAACCCAGGTGGACTACTGCCGTTCCCCATGTTCTGTTTCCTGTAACATTCCTGTGGTTTCAGGCAAAG AATGTGAGGATATAATCAGAAAGGGAGGCGAGACATCCGAAATGTACCTCATCCAGCCAGATCCTTTTGTCAAGCCATACAGAGTAtactgtgacatggaaacagaTAATGGAG GTTGGACTTTGATTCAGAACCGCCAGGACGGCAGTGTTAATTTCGGAAGAGTATGGGATCAATATAAAAAAGGATTTGGAAATGTTGCAAAGAGTGGAGGGAAGAACTACTGTGATACACCAG GTGAATATTGGCTTGGAAACGACAAGATCAGCCAGCTTACCAAAATAGGGCCCACTGAAGTTCTAATTGAAATGGAGGACTGGAATGGTGATAAAGTATCAGCTCATTATGGAGGTTTCACCATACAGAATGAAGGAAACAAGTATCAGCTTTCAGTTAGCAACTACAAAGGCACTGCAGGCAATGCGCTGATGGAAGGAGCTTCCCAATTGCATGGAGAAAACAGGACAATGACAATTCACAATGGCATGTACTTCAGTACTTATGACAGAGACAATGATGGATG gtTAACATTAGATCCAAGAAAACAGTGCTCCAAAGAAGATGGTGGTGGATGGTGGTACAACCGCTGCCACTCAGCCAACCCCAATGGCAGATACTACTGGGGAGGCACCTACAGCTGGGACATGGCAAAACATGGGACAGATGATGGCATCGTGTGGATGAACTGGAAAGGGTCGTGGTATTCAATGAAGAAGATGAGCATGAAAATCCGGCCATACTTTCCACAGTAA